Proteins from a single region of Microbacterium sp. zg-Y818:
- a CDS encoding FAD-binding protein: MRRSRGATGTPEPLEFDVIVVGHGAAGAATAIEAADRGARVLIIDRAYGGGASALSGGVVYAGGGTPYQCAEGYDDPVEEMYRYLARETGDAVSPETLRRFCDTSVEMIAWLEEQGVRFAGGVPGYKTSYPTDEHYLYHSGNEKAYPYCEVAAPAPRGHRALAKGLSSGKAMWTALAESAAAKGVDVITAARVEELVLDGPRVVGVRFRTLDPHSGGASWHRRLLRWGGKIGNWMPPIGRIFTDRADALWQRRAEPLIARAGAVVLAAGGFIHNAEWVRQHAPQFVDISPLGTPGDDGAGIRLGQAAGGATGAMGNVTAWRFLTPPSALLEGIAVGQDGARIANEDLYGAAHGDVMMRRHGGRGWLVCDAATWQRARAQLRTQTQSFQLLQLVPLFTFGFRKAATLERLAVKMGVDVTGLRSSVDAYNDGVRSGVGDPFHKAPEYCAPIERGPFYSIDISAKNVLYYPLPGLTLGGLIVDEMTGGVLREDGTPIDGLYAAGRNAVGICANGYVSGLSLADCVFSGRRAGEHASVRAARAVAD, translated from the coding sequence ATGAGGCGTTCCCGTGGCGCGACCGGCACGCCGGAGCCGCTGGAGTTCGACGTCATCGTCGTGGGCCACGGTGCGGCCGGAGCCGCCACCGCGATCGAAGCCGCAGACCGAGGGGCGCGGGTGCTCATCATCGACCGCGCCTACGGCGGGGGAGCGAGTGCGCTCTCAGGTGGCGTCGTCTACGCCGGCGGTGGCACGCCCTACCAGTGCGCGGAAGGCTATGACGACCCGGTCGAGGAGATGTACCGCTACCTCGCCCGGGAGACGGGGGACGCGGTCTCGCCCGAGACGCTCCGCCGATTCTGCGACACGAGTGTCGAGATGATCGCGTGGCTCGAGGAGCAGGGCGTCCGGTTCGCCGGCGGGGTGCCCGGATACAAGACCTCCTACCCGACTGACGAGCACTATCTGTACCACTCGGGCAATGAGAAGGCGTACCCCTACTGTGAAGTCGCCGCGCCGGCACCGCGAGGACATCGAGCACTGGCGAAGGGACTGTCCTCCGGCAAAGCCATGTGGACGGCGCTCGCCGAGTCGGCCGCTGCGAAGGGCGTCGATGTGATCACCGCGGCGCGCGTCGAGGAACTCGTGCTCGATGGTCCGCGCGTCGTCGGGGTCAGGTTCCGGACTCTGGACCCGCATTCGGGCGGGGCATCGTGGCATCGACGTCTGCTGCGGTGGGGCGGGAAGATCGGGAACTGGATGCCGCCGATCGGCCGCATCTTCACGGATCGGGCGGACGCGTTGTGGCAGCGGCGAGCTGAGCCGCTCATCGCCCGCGCGGGGGCCGTGGTCCTCGCGGCCGGGGGTTTCATCCACAATGCGGAATGGGTCCGCCAGCACGCGCCGCAGTTCGTCGACATCAGCCCGCTGGGCACGCCCGGCGACGATGGTGCGGGGATCCGTCTGGGACAGGCCGCGGGAGGCGCCACCGGCGCAATGGGCAACGTCACGGCGTGGCGTTTCCTGACGCCGCCCAGTGCTCTGCTGGAGGGCATCGCCGTCGGGCAGGATGGCGCGCGCATCGCGAACGAAGACCTCTATGGTGCCGCGCACGGCGATGTGATGATGCGTCGCCACGGTGGGCGGGGCTGGCTGGTCTGCGATGCGGCGACGTGGCAGCGCGCGCGTGCGCAGCTGCGCACCCAGACGCAGTCCTTCCAGCTGCTGCAGCTGGTCCCGCTGTTCACGTTCGGTTTCCGCAAGGCGGCCACACTCGAGCGGCTTGCGGTGAAGATGGGCGTGGACGTGACGGGGCTGCGTTCCTCCGTCGATGCCTACAACGACGGCGTGCGCTCCGGAGTGGGGGACCCGTTCCACAAGGCGCCGGAGTACTGCGCGCCGATCGAGCGAGGGCCGTTCTACTCGATCGACATCTCGGCCAAGAACGTCCTCTACTACCCGTTGCCGGGGCTCACCCTCGGTGGGCTGATCGTCGATGAGATGACGGGCGGCGTGCTGCGCGAGGACGGGACGCCCATCGACGGCCTCTACGCGGCCGGTCGCAACGCGGTGGGGATCTGCGCGAACGGATACGTGTCGGGACTGTCGCTGGCCGACTGCGTCTTCAGCGGGCGTCGCGCGGGTGAGCACGCCTCGGTGCGGGCTGCGCGCGCGGTGGCTGACTGA
- a CDS encoding SDR family oxidoreductase has product MQIRHRVFVVTGAGNGMGREVAIGLIRKGAKVAAVDLRADGLAGTARLADAGDRLSTHVVDVTDRAAVSALPDAVVARHGVVDGVVNIAGVIHRFAYVADLEEAETDRVMRINFDGTVNVCRAFLPALKARPEAVLANMSSLSALIPFASQTVYGASKGAVKQFSEGLYAELHGSGVQVCTIFPGNVSTDLTVNSGVTMIDAGTRAVRATTPAAAGRKILQGIEKGRFRILVGQDAMVLDALVRISPGGATRFVARQMKSVMPA; this is encoded by the coding sequence ATGCAGATCAGGCACCGGGTGTTCGTCGTCACTGGCGCGGGCAACGGCATGGGGCGGGAGGTCGCCATCGGGCTCATCCGCAAGGGTGCGAAGGTGGCCGCCGTCGACCTCAGGGCGGACGGGTTGGCCGGGACGGCGAGACTCGCCGATGCCGGCGACCGCCTCTCCACGCACGTCGTCGATGTCACCGATCGCGCGGCGGTGAGCGCGCTTCCCGACGCGGTCGTCGCCCGCCACGGTGTGGTCGACGGTGTCGTCAACATCGCCGGCGTGATCCATCGATTCGCGTACGTCGCCGACCTCGAGGAGGCCGAGACGGACAGGGTGATGCGGATCAACTTCGACGGGACGGTCAACGTCTGTCGAGCGTTCCTCCCTGCGCTGAAGGCCCGCCCCGAGGCGGTCCTGGCGAACATGTCGAGTCTGTCGGCCCTGATTCCGTTTGCCTCGCAGACCGTGTACGGCGCGAGCAAGGGCGCCGTGAAGCAATTCAGCGAAGGCCTCTACGCTGAGCTCCACGGGTCTGGCGTGCAGGTATGCACGATCTTCCCCGGGAATGTCAGCACCGACCTCACCGTCAACTCCGGGGTGACGATGATAGACGCGGGGACGCGTGCCGTGCGTGCCACGACCCCGGCGGCGGCCGGCCGAAAGATCCTCCAGGGCATCGAGAAGGGTCGGTTCCGGATCCTGGTCGGGCAGGATGCCATGGTCCTGGACGCGCTCGTGCGGATCAGTCCGGGCGGGGCCACGCGCTTCGTGGCGCGGCAGATGAAGTCGGTGATGCCCGCATGA
- a CDS encoding enoyl-CoA hydratase/isomerase family protein, with amino-acid sequence MSGSIRVDSGGVICRITISSRRRNALDAAMWADLADAVRRADADAAVRVILVTGDGEDFSTGVDLAAAWAAGQRVDPSVLTTQAESALMNTRTPTIAVIRGLCIGGGAMIAGACDFRIASHTASVAVTPAKFGVIYPATSVRRLARLVGPSVAKRMLVAAEAFCAADALAAGFLDALHADDEVDAEAESFAQRLADLAPLSQAAAKEFIDGLGPDGETAIAATERWEAIARADPEQHDRVRAFLDRNRA; translated from the coding sequence GTGAGCGGCAGCATCCGCGTCGACAGCGGCGGAGTCATCTGCCGCATCACGATCAGCAGTCGGCGGAGGAACGCACTGGACGCCGCCATGTGGGCTGATCTCGCCGATGCCGTCCGTCGTGCGGATGCGGATGCCGCGGTGCGGGTGATCCTCGTGACCGGCGACGGCGAGGACTTCTCCACGGGTGTCGACCTCGCGGCGGCGTGGGCGGCCGGTCAGCGCGTCGATCCGTCGGTGCTGACGACGCAGGCCGAGTCAGCCCTGATGAACACCCGGACCCCGACGATCGCCGTCATCCGAGGGCTCTGCATCGGCGGTGGTGCGATGATCGCGGGCGCCTGTGACTTCCGGATCGCGTCCCACACCGCGAGCGTCGCGGTGACCCCGGCCAAGTTCGGGGTGATCTACCCCGCCACGTCGGTGCGGCGTCTGGCACGGCTGGTCGGCCCATCGGTCGCGAAGCGGATGCTGGTGGCGGCGGAGGCGTTCTGCGCGGCGGATGCTCTGGCCGCCGGATTCCTCGACGCCCTGCACGCAGACGACGAGGTGGACGCCGAGGCCGAAAGCTTCGCTCAGCGCCTCGCGGACCTCGCGCCGCTGAGTCAGGCCGCAGCGAAGGAGTTCATCGACGGGCTCGGTCCTGACGGCGAAACCGCGATCGCCGCCACCGAACGTTGGGAGGCGATCGCCCGCGCCGACCCCGAGCAGCACGATCGTGTCCGGGCGTTCCTCGACCGAAACCGGGCGTGA
- a CDS encoding CoA transferase, with protein MKDARMPLQGIRVLDLSRALAGPLCATLLADMGAEVVKVEPVDGDPSRAWGPHDGPESLYYASVNHGKRALALDFRAPEASEILLSLVRRSDVLIESFRPGVLDALGLDAEALRRTNPRLVVASVSGFGTVGPLRGAAGLDQIAQAMSGLMSVTGESAEQSYRVGVPIVDFMTGLVSVIGVLCALLGREESGMTVETSLLETALYSLVFQLQKAMLTGSNPEPQGNMHPTIQPYGAYQTADGAIVLAASTQRHWRQLCDVLGIADVADDPRFAGPADRVEHRDALTTAIERALAAAPVADWLVRLQAAGIPAGPVLGIADALAHEQVEALGIVREVPAPDGLSSRRLLAAPFRIDGERLEIRGYPPALGGETRDILVELGWSPDDISALVKRGVVRESA; from the coding sequence GTGAAGGACGCACGCATGCCGTTGCAGGGAATACGAGTGCTGGATCTCTCGCGAGCGCTGGCCGGACCGCTCTGCGCCACCCTCCTGGCGGACATGGGAGCGGAGGTCGTCAAGGTCGAGCCGGTCGACGGTGATCCCTCTCGGGCATGGGGGCCCCACGACGGCCCGGAGAGCCTCTACTACGCATCGGTCAATCACGGCAAGCGCGCGCTCGCCCTGGATTTCCGTGCTCCGGAGGCGAGCGAGATCCTGCTCTCCCTCGTCCGCCGATCCGATGTGCTGATCGAGAGCTTCCGGCCCGGCGTCCTGGACGCGTTGGGACTCGACGCCGAGGCACTCCGCAGGACCAACCCGCGGCTCGTGGTCGCGAGTGTGAGCGGATTCGGTACGGTGGGGCCGCTGCGGGGCGCCGCTGGGCTGGACCAGATCGCGCAAGCGATGTCGGGCCTGATGTCGGTCACGGGGGAGTCCGCCGAGCAGTCGTATCGAGTCGGCGTGCCCATCGTCGACTTCATGACCGGATTGGTCTCGGTGATCGGCGTGCTGTGCGCGCTCCTGGGGCGCGAGGAATCGGGGATGACCGTCGAAACATCGCTGCTCGAGACGGCGCTGTACTCGCTGGTCTTCCAGTTGCAGAAGGCCATGTTGACCGGATCCAACCCCGAGCCCCAGGGGAACATGCATCCCACGATCCAGCCATACGGCGCGTATCAGACGGCCGACGGTGCGATCGTGCTCGCCGCGAGCACCCAGCGGCACTGGCGGCAACTGTGCGATGTGCTCGGTATCGCGGATGTCGCCGACGACCCGCGTTTCGCCGGTCCCGCGGACCGGGTGGAGCACCGGGATGCTCTCACCACAGCGATCGAGCGAGCGCTCGCGGCGGCGCCCGTTGCGGACTGGCTCGTGCGCCTGCAGGCGGCGGGCATCCCCGCCGGGCCGGTGCTGGGCATCGCGGACGCGCTCGCCCACGAGCAGGTCGAGGCGCTCGGGATCGTGAGGGAGGTGCCCGCGCCTGATGGGCTCTCGTCTCGTCGCCTGCTCGCGGCGCCGTTCCGAATCGATGGAGAGCGTCTTGAGATCCGCGGGTATCCGCCCGCGCTCGGCGGCGAGACACGGGACATCCTGGTCGAACTGGGGTGGAGCCCCGACGACATCTCAGCACTTGTCAAGCGCGGCGTCGTGAGGGAATCCGCGTGA
- a CDS encoding alpha/beta hydrolase family protein — protein sequence MSVDPADPGRGDVAGILQGAAERSRKAITARDAEREVTAAISAVTPEVWAGRARDSFADAADRVAVELRVLAERWDAEAAALTAYARAVQGIKDQQRALTARRDVAQEDLISLRWRQGSAKSDLQAAAQGDLGDAQARARALDWSITEVGATLTAIQNEWDALTQQRDRVNRECVAALSGTSVLGPLALAARARNGDAYLRDLSATDLLVLARTHPGFASRLARTDPAEVAPWWADLPEVERSELIAAFPALIGNLEGVSYRDRDSANRVWLKEQLAEAKAALGVAEEPPSFWELATGGEGAGFRHAMSAATAQERLEGLEGIQRALKTPPGTPSRYLVTLTDDSPPLAAVSVGDLDSADVATWAVPGMGSSAAGLPAWANTAMKLVQAQGLVDEDHTHAVVAWVGYKAPAVGALSVLDTNLASAGAATLSQALVGFNATRESAMLNVASHSYGTTTSALALVRPEVQVDVFVSLASAGLPAEVDHASDLNANQVYAGQAQDVWAVDPAPGDQWAWVGRGFSTHPVNPAAEAFGADVFGVDTGAGGASVTDHGTSTESGTGYLDPDTESQINVAYATTGQGDRITNSVDHEPTPFQRALIEGMRGAY from the coding sequence GTGAGCGTGGACCCGGCCGATCCCGGCCGCGGGGATGTCGCCGGTATCCTGCAGGGTGCAGCGGAACGCTCCCGCAAAGCGATCACCGCCCGGGACGCCGAACGAGAGGTCACGGCCGCGATCTCGGCTGTGACCCCTGAGGTGTGGGCAGGCCGCGCGCGAGACTCGTTCGCCGACGCCGCTGACCGTGTGGCCGTGGAGCTGAGGGTGCTGGCGGAGCGCTGGGACGCGGAGGCCGCCGCGCTGACCGCCTACGCCCGCGCGGTGCAGGGCATCAAGGACCAGCAGCGCGCGCTGACCGCGCGCCGCGACGTCGCGCAGGAGGACCTCATCTCACTGCGGTGGCGCCAGGGTTCCGCGAAATCAGACCTGCAGGCCGCAGCCCAGGGCGACCTCGGTGACGCGCAGGCCCGTGCGCGTGCGCTGGACTGGAGCATCACCGAGGTCGGGGCCACGCTCACCGCCATCCAGAACGAGTGGGACGCCCTCACGCAGCAGCGAGACCGAGTGAATCGGGAGTGCGTCGCCGCGCTCTCCGGCACCAGTGTCCTCGGACCACTCGCCCTCGCCGCCCGTGCACGCAACGGCGACGCCTACCTGCGGGACCTGTCCGCGACCGACCTGCTCGTCCTCGCCCGCACCCACCCGGGCTTCGCCTCCCGACTGGCCCGCACGGATCCCGCTGAGGTCGCCCCCTGGTGGGCTGACCTTCCCGAAGTGGAGCGGTCCGAACTCATCGCGGCCTTCCCCGCACTCATCGGGAACCTGGAAGGCGTCAGCTACCGAGACCGTGACAGCGCGAACCGGGTATGGCTGAAAGAGCAGCTGGCGGAAGCCAAGGCAGCGCTCGGAGTTGCGGAGGAGCCGCCGAGCTTCTGGGAGCTTGCCACCGGAGGCGAAGGCGCCGGGTTCCGTCACGCCATGTCTGCTGCCACTGCCCAGGAACGGTTGGAAGGCCTGGAAGGGATCCAACGCGCACTCAAGACACCCCCAGGCACTCCAAGCCGGTACCTTGTAACCCTCACCGACGACAGCCCGCCGCTGGCTGCGGTCTCCGTCGGCGACCTGGACAGCGCCGACGTCGCGACCTGGGCGGTCCCGGGCATGGGATCCTCGGCGGCGGGACTACCCGCATGGGCGAACACCGCCATGAAACTCGTGCAGGCTCAGGGCCTCGTGGACGAGGACCATACGCACGCGGTCGTGGCCTGGGTCGGATACAAGGCGCCGGCTGTGGGTGCCCTATCGGTCCTTGACACCAATCTCGCCTCAGCTGGCGCCGCCACCCTGAGCCAGGCTCTGGTCGGGTTCAACGCGACGAGGGAAAGCGCCATGCTCAACGTCGCCAGCCACTCCTACGGGACAACCACATCGGCTCTAGCGTTGGTGCGGCCGGAGGTTCAGGTCGATGTGTTCGTCAGCCTGGCGTCGGCGGGCCTGCCGGCGGAGGTGGACCACGCATCGGACTTGAACGCCAACCAGGTCTACGCCGGGCAAGCCCAGGACGTGTGGGCCGTCGACCCCGCGCCGGGCGACCAATGGGCGTGGGTCGGCCGAGGTTTCAGCACCCATCCCGTGAACCCGGCAGCAGAAGCGTTCGGTGCGGACGTGTTCGGAGTGGACACCGGCGCTGGTGGGGCCAGCGTCACCGACCATGGCACGAGCACAGAGTCCGGCACGGGATACTTGGACCCGGACACCGAATCTCAGATCAACGTCGCCTACGCCACCACCGGGCAAGGTGACCGGATCACCAACTCCGTCGACCACGAACCGACCCCGTTCCAACGGGCACTGATTGAAGGGATGCGCGGTGCGTACTGA
- the nrdF gene encoding class 1b ribonucleoside-diphosphate reductase subunit beta translates to MTEKLPLLDHVQAINWNRIEDDKDLEVWNRLVNNFWLPEKVPLSNDIQSWNTLTPDEQTLTMRVFTGLTLLDTIQGTVGAVSLIPDALTPHEEAVYTNIAFMESVHAKSYSSIFSTLCSTKEIDEAFRWSVENPNLQKKAHIVMDYYRGDEPLKRKVASTLLESFLFYSGFYLPMHWSSRAKLTNTADLIRLIIRDEAVHGYYIGYKFQKGLEKISQAERDEIKDYTFSLLYELYDNEVQYTQDLYDGVGLTEDVKKFLHYNANKALMNLGYEAMFPATTTNVNPAILSALSPNADENHDFFSGSGSSYVIGKAVATEDDDWDF, encoded by the coding sequence ATGACCGAGAAACTGCCGCTGCTGGACCACGTCCAGGCCATCAACTGGAACCGCATCGAGGACGACAAGGACCTCGAGGTCTGGAACCGCCTGGTGAACAACTTCTGGTTGCCCGAGAAGGTGCCGCTGTCCAACGACATCCAGTCGTGGAACACGCTCACCCCCGACGAGCAGACCCTGACGATGCGGGTCTTCACCGGCCTGACGCTGCTGGACACGATCCAGGGCACGGTGGGCGCCGTCTCGCTGATCCCCGACGCGCTGACCCCGCACGAAGAGGCGGTGTACACCAACATCGCGTTCATGGAGTCGGTGCACGCCAAGAGCTACTCGTCGATCTTCTCGACGCTGTGCTCGACGAAGGAGATCGACGAGGCGTTCCGCTGGTCTGTGGAGAACCCGAACCTTCAGAAGAAGGCTCACATCGTCATGGATTACTACCGTGGCGACGAGCCGCTCAAGCGCAAGGTGGCATCCACCCTGCTCGAGAGCTTCCTGTTCTACTCGGGCTTCTACCTGCCGATGCACTGGTCTTCGCGGGCGAAGCTCACCAACACCGCCGACCTCATCCGCCTCATCATCCGTGACGAGGCCGTGCACGGCTACTACATCGGCTACAAGTTCCAGAAGGGGCTCGAGAAGATCTCGCAGGCCGAGCGCGACGAGATCAAGGACTACACGTTCTCGCTGCTTTACGAGCTCTACGACAACGAGGTGCAGTACACGCAGGACCTCTACGACGGCGTCGGCCTGACCGAGGACGTCAAGAAGTTCCTGCACTACAACGCCAACAAGGCGCTGATGAACCTCGGCTATGAGGCGATGTTCCCGGCAACCACCACGAACGTGAACCCCGCGATCCTGTCGGCGCTGTCGCCCAACGCCGACGAGAACCACGACTTCTTCAGCGGGTCGGGCTCGTCGTACGTCATCGGCAAGGCCGTCGCGACCGAAGACGACGACTGGGACTTCTAG
- the nrdE gene encoding class 1b ribonucleoside-diphosphate reductase subunit alpha, protein MVESALTDMGFKSEARFEGMDYHALNAMLNLYGPDGKIQFDADKRAAREFFLQHVNQNTVFFHSLQEKLDYLVEKEYYEPAVLAKYSMEFIQQLHDFAYSKKFRFATFLGAFKYYTSYTLKTFDGKRYLERFEDRVVMTALGLADGDETLATELVDEIISGRFQPATPTFLNTGKAQRGELVSCFLLRIEDNMESIARGINSALQLSKRGGGVALLLSNIREAGAPIKQIENQSSGIIPVMKLLEDSFSYANQLGARQGAGAVYLSAHHPDILRFLDTKRENADEKIRIKTLSLGVVIPDITFELAKNDEDMYLFSPYDVEKVYGVPFGDISVTEKYREMVDDERIKKTKINAREFFQTLAEIQFESGYPYIMFEDTVNKANPIKGRINMSNLCSEILQVNTPTTYNEDLSYKEIGKDISCNLGSMNIALAMDGGDLGKTVEASIRALTAVSDQSHIRSVRSIEDGNDRSHAIGLGQMNLHGYLAREHVHYGSEEGLDFTNIYFYTVLFHALRASNLIAIERGTAFEGFADSTYASGEFFDKYIEQEWVPQTEKVAQLFSGIPIPTQDDWRRLKESIQKHGIYNQNLQAVPPTGSISYINNSTSSIHPIASKIEIRKEGKLGRVYYPAPFMTNDNLEYYQDAYEIGYEKVIDTYAAATQHVDQGLSLTLFFKDTATTRDINRAQIYAWRKGIKTIYYIRLRQLALEGTDMAECVSCML, encoded by the coding sequence ATGGTGGAATCAGCACTGACCGACATGGGTTTCAAGAGCGAGGCGCGATTCGAGGGCATGGACTACCACGCCCTCAACGCGATGCTCAACCTCTACGGCCCGGACGGCAAGATCCAGTTCGACGCCGACAAGAGGGCGGCGCGGGAGTTCTTCCTGCAGCACGTCAACCAGAACACGGTGTTCTTCCACTCCCTGCAGGAGAAGCTCGACTACCTCGTCGAGAAGGAGTACTACGAGCCGGCCGTGCTGGCGAAGTACTCGATGGAGTTCATCCAGCAGCTGCACGACTTCGCCTACAGCAAGAAGTTCCGCTTCGCCACGTTCCTCGGCGCGTTCAAGTACTACACCAGCTACACGCTGAAGACCTTCGACGGCAAGCGCTACCTGGAGCGGTTCGAGGACCGCGTCGTCATGACGGCGCTGGGCCTGGCCGACGGTGACGAGACGCTCGCAACCGAGCTCGTCGACGAGATCATCTCGGGGCGTTTCCAGCCGGCCACCCCGACCTTCCTCAACACCGGCAAGGCACAGCGCGGCGAACTCGTGTCGTGCTTCCTGCTGCGCATCGAGGACAACATGGAGTCGATCGCCCGCGGCATCAACTCCGCCCTGCAGCTGTCAAAGCGCGGCGGCGGCGTGGCGTTGCTGCTGTCGAACATCCGCGAGGCGGGCGCCCCGATCAAGCAGATCGAGAACCAGTCCAGCGGCATCATCCCCGTGATGAAGCTGCTCGAAGACAGCTTCAGCTACGCCAACCAGCTCGGTGCACGTCAGGGCGCCGGCGCGGTGTACCTGTCGGCGCACCACCCCGACATCCTGCGGTTCCTCGACACCAAGCGTGAGAACGCCGACGAGAAGATCCGCATCAAGACGCTGTCGCTCGGCGTCGTGATCCCCGACATCACCTTCGAGCTCGCCAAGAACGACGAGGACATGTACCTCTTCTCACCGTACGACGTCGAGAAGGTCTACGGCGTGCCGTTCGGCGACATCTCGGTCACCGAGAAGTACCGCGAGATGGTCGATGACGAGCGCATCAAGAAGACCAAGATCAACGCGCGCGAGTTCTTCCAGACCCTTGCCGAGATCCAGTTCGAGTCCGGCTACCCGTACATCATGTTCGAGGACACGGTGAACAAGGCGAACCCGATCAAGGGTCGTATCAACATGTCGAACCTCTGCTCGGAGATCCTGCAGGTCAACACGCCCACGACGTACAACGAGGACCTCTCCTACAAGGAGATCGGCAAGGACATCTCCTGCAACCTCGGCTCCATGAACATCGCGCTGGCGATGGACGGCGGCGACCTGGGCAAGACGGTCGAGGCCAGCATCCGCGCCCTCACCGCGGTCAGCGACCAGAGCCACATCCGCTCGGTGCGCTCGATCGAGGACGGCAACGACCGGTCGCACGCGATCGGTCTCGGGCAGATGAACCTGCACGGCTACCTCGCCCGCGAGCACGTGCACTACGGCTCCGAAGAGGGCCTGGACTTCACGAACATCTACTTCTACACGGTGCTGTTCCACGCGCTGCGCGCCTCGAACCTCATCGCGATCGAGCGCGGCACCGCCTTCGAGGGCTTCGCCGACTCGACCTACGCGTCGGGGGAGTTCTTCGACAAGTACATCGAGCAGGAGTGGGTGCCGCAGACCGAGAAGGTCGCGCAGCTGTTCTCCGGCATCCCGATCCCGACCCAGGACGACTGGCGCCGGCTGAAGGAGTCCATCCAGAAGCACGGCATCTACAACCAGAACCTGCAGGCCGTGCCGCCGACCGGCTCGATCTCGTACATCAACAACTCGACGAGCTCGATCCACCCGATCGCGTCGAAGATCGAGATCCGCAAGGAAGGCAAGCTCGGTCGCGTCTACTACCCGGCCCCGTTCATGACGAACGACAACCTGGAGTACTACCAGGACGCCTACGAGATCGGCTACGAGAAGGTCATCGACACGTACGCCGCGGCCACGCAGCACGTGGACCAGGGCCTGTCGCTGACGCTGTTCTTCAAGGACACCGCCACCACCCGCGACATCAACCGCGCGCAGATCTACGCGTGGCGCAAGGGCATCAAGACCATCTACTACATCCGCCTGCGTCAGCTCGCGCTCGAAGGCACCGACATGGCGGAGTGCGTCTCCTGCATGCTGTGA
- the nrdI gene encoding class Ib ribonucleoside-diphosphate reductase assembly flavoprotein NrdI: protein MLTATQAPLLVYFSSVSGNTARFIEKLGMRAVRIPVHANDAPPQVDEPFVLVTPTYGGGQGRGEEKGAVPKQVIRFLNDEKNRRLIRGVISAGNTNFGAAFCLAGDIISRKCNVPHLYRLELFGTPEDVDRVSEGLEQWWNQH, encoded by the coding sequence GTGCTGACGGCAACGCAGGCACCTCTGCTCGTGTACTTCTCGAGTGTCTCCGGCAACACCGCGCGGTTCATCGAGAAGCTCGGGATGCGCGCCGTGCGCATCCCCGTTCACGCGAACGACGCGCCGCCGCAGGTCGACGAGCCCTTCGTCTTGGTCACCCCCACCTACGGGGGCGGCCAGGGGCGGGGCGAGGAGAAGGGCGCCGTTCCCAAGCAGGTGATCCGGTTTCTCAACGACGAGAAGAACCGACGCCTCATCCGCGGAGTCATCTCCGCGGGCAACACCAACTTCGGCGCGGCCTTCTGCCTCGCCGGTGACATCATCAGCCGCAAGTGCAACGTGCCGCACCTGTATCGGCTCGAACTTTTCGGCACGCCAGAAGACGTCGATCGCGTGAGCGAAGGACTGGAGCAATGGTGGAATCAGCACTGA
- the nrdH gene encoding glutaredoxin-like protein NrdH — protein MAITVYTKPSCVQCNATYRALDSKGIEYEVLDVSEDAAALEHVKSLGYLQAPVVVTDEDHWSGFRPDKINELASRLA, from the coding sequence ATGGCCATCACGGTTTACACGAAGCCCTCCTGTGTCCAGTGCAACGCGACCTACCGCGCACTGGACTCGAAGGGCATCGAATACGAAGTTCTCGACGTCTCTGAGGATGCCGCAGCGCTCGAGCACGTGAAGTCGCTCGGCTACCTGCAGGCTCCGGTCGTCGTCACCGACGAGGACCACTGGTCGGGCTTCCGTCCCGACAAGATCAACGAGCTCGCGTCGCGCCTGGCCTGA